Proteins from a single region of Candidatus Methanosuratincola sp.:
- the hisS gene encoding histidine--tRNA ligase, whose protein sequence is MRKHLIFKAKKMKFGKPRGTRDFLPEEMKIRREIMDRIRAIFELHGFEEMDTPALELWEVLATKGGEEVERQIYKFQDKGGRWLGLRFDLTVPLARVISNNPDLPKPFKRYCISKVWRYEEPQSGRFREFVQADIDIVGTPRIEADMECLSTAVDALRELGFDGFEVKINNRKILEGMVEVLGVENRIADGIFHALDRLEKVGEGEVARAIRALGVEEGKVSRLLDFTRFKGDEAIAYVENELRSNSKAVEGINELRRMMELSKAFGLDGTIVVDFSLVRGLDYYTGPVFEVKTKSKGIGSIAGGGRYDRLIEKFGGAPTPATGISLGVERLYEVLSGEMKGCTAPATKVFIASIGEENIPESIKICRELIKNGIPSETDLMGRKLGRQLEYASSRGIPFVLIVGSEELRTGTFKLREMGRKIEHPVRLEDVPSFITKLGGSPQQAPG, encoded by the coding sequence ATGAGGAAACATCTCATCTTCAAGGCGAAGAAGATGAAGTTTGGTAAACCAAGGGGAACACGCGACTTCCTGCCCGAAGAGATGAAGATCAGAAGGGAGATCATGGACAGAATAAGGGCTATTTTTGAACTACATGGATTCGAAGAGATGGACACGCCGGCATTGGAACTCTGGGAAGTTCTTGCAACCAAGGGCGGGGAAGAGGTTGAAAGGCAGATCTACAAGTTCCAAGACAAGGGCGGGAGGTGGCTGGGGCTTAGGTTCGACCTTACGGTCCCACTTGCGAGGGTCATCTCAAACAACCCCGATTTGCCCAAGCCATTCAAACGATATTGCATTTCAAAGGTCTGGAGGTACGAGGAGCCCCAAAGTGGCAGGTTTAGGGAGTTTGTGCAGGCAGACATCGACATAGTCGGAACGCCTAGAATTGAGGCGGACATGGAATGCCTCTCGACCGCTGTTGATGCACTCCGAGAACTTGGCTTTGACGGCTTCGAAGTCAAGATTAACAACAGGAAGATCCTTGAGGGGATGGTCGAGGTCCTTGGGGTTGAGAACAGGATCGCCGATGGCATATTCCATGCGCTCGACAGGCTCGAGAAGGTCGGGGAAGGGGAGGTTGCGAGGGCGATCAGAGCGCTTGGCGTAGAGGAGGGGAAGGTTTCAAGGCTGCTCGATTTTACTAGGTTCAAGGGCGATGAAGCCATCGCGTACGTCGAAAACGAGCTGAGGTCTAACAGCAAGGCAGTAGAGGGCATAAATGAATTGAGGAGGATGATGGAGCTCTCCAAGGCTTTTGGTCTGGATGGGACGATTGTAGTTGACTTTAGCCTTGTAAGGGGGCTCGACTACTACACCGGGCCTGTATTTGAGGTTAAGACGAAGAGCAAAGGGATCGGAAGCATCGCGGGGGGCGGGAGATACGACCGCTTGATTGAGAAGTTCGGAGGGGCTCCCACGCCTGCAACGGGAATCTCGTTGGGCGTAGAGAGGCTTTACGAAGTACTTTCAGGGGAAATGAAAGGTTGCACTGCGCCGGCGACGAAAGTCTTCATTGCGAGCATTGGCGAGGAAAACATCCCCGAGTCGATCAAAATTTGCAGAGAGTTGATCAAGAATGGGATCCCTTCCGAGACTGACTTGATGGGCAGGAAGCTTGGAAGGCAGCTCGAGTATGCCAGCTCAAGAGGCATACCCTTTGTTCTGATAGTGGGATCCGAGGAGCTTAGGACCGGCACATTCAAGCTCAGGGAGATGGGAAGGAAGATAGAGCATCCAGTAAGGCTGGAAGACGTCCCTTCTTTCATAACTAAGCTCGGGGGGTCACCTCAACAAGCTCCCGGCTAA
- a CDS encoding geranylgeranylglycerol-phosphate geranylgeranyltransferase — MTQPKSIYETLVAILRLVRPTDSLMMGLAVIIGEIAVLGRIPSFFEMGLGFSVSFFLTASSMAMNDYVDLEIDRVNQPGRPLPSGAISKTVALIISALTGAIGILSALPFKERAVFVAVLTFVVSALYNFYGKRTGIWGNLMVSYCVAMPFLYGGIVILGSVNVTSVTFFLLAFLANTGREVTKGIADTEGDMLRGIRTVAVVRGERAAALVSAFFYLAAVAITPFPYVFEQLSLAYILLVVPVDMGFAYSSYRIIKDSRKESALKVKTQVRYWMILALVAFLAGSLLR; from the coding sequence ATGACACAACCGAAGTCAATCTATGAGACCCTTGTTGCGATCCTGCGGTTGGTACGCCCCACAGACTCTCTAATGATGGGTCTGGCAGTAATAATAGGAGAGATTGCTGTTTTGGGCAGGATCCCTTCCTTTTTCGAGATGGGGCTTGGATTCTCAGTCTCTTTCTTCCTTACTGCCTCCTCAATGGCGATGAACGACTATGTCGATTTGGAGATAGATCGGGTGAATCAACCAGGTCGTCCACTGCCATCGGGCGCAATTTCTAAAACTGTTGCATTAATAATCTCTGCGTTGACTGGCGCAATAGGCATTCTCTCCGCACTCCCTTTCAAAGAACGCGCAGTCTTCGTGGCGGTACTGACCTTCGTGGTATCTGCTTTATACAACTTCTACGGTAAAAGGACTGGAATCTGGGGAAACTTGATGGTTTCCTATTGCGTAGCGATGCCCTTCCTTTACGGGGGGATAGTCATCTTGGGGTCTGTCAATGTAACCTCTGTAACTTTTTTCCTACTCGCATTCCTCGCCAATACCGGGAGGGAGGTGACTAAGGGCATAGCAGACACGGAGGGGGACATGTTGCGAGGGATCAGGACGGTGGCTGTGGTCAGGGGGGAAAGGGCTGCGGCTTTGGTCTCAGCGTTCTTCTACCTTGCTGCTGTTGCTATAACTCCTTTTCCGTATGTCTTTGAGCAGCTAAGCTTGGCTTACATTTTGCTGGTCGTGCCTGTTGATATGGGGTTCGCCTATTCATCTTATAGGATCATAAAGGACAGCAGAAAAGAGTCGGCACTGAAAGTCAAGACCCAGGTAAGGTACTGGATGATTCTGGCCCTCGTAGCATTCTTAGCCGGGAGCTTGTTGAGGTGA
- the endA gene encoding tRNA-intron lyase, whose protein sequence is MPESLPKAIITGNQCIISGPDADRLHQQGAVGTMEKGVLKLNDVEVLYLLEREKIAVYDEQGGVLDFPSLLRQFEGYEPEIWLKFLLYSDLRKRGYTVKPGFGPKLEYRVYERGASVGKEPAKYLVYGVIEGKTVRVSDIASISESAKLSKKDLILAVIDRQGEITYYDTTEVNL, encoded by the coding sequence TTGCCCGAATCCTTGCCCAAAGCCATCATCACGGGAAACCAATGTATCATAAGTGGGCCTGATGCTGACAGGCTGCACCAGCAAGGTGCCGTCGGTACTATGGAGAAAGGTGTCCTTAAGCTCAACGACGTTGAAGTGCTGTACCTCCTCGAACGCGAAAAAATTGCCGTGTACGATGAGCAGGGGGGCGTTCTGGACTTCCCTTCACTCTTGAGGCAGTTCGAGGGTTACGAGCCAGAGATCTGGCTGAAATTTTTACTTTACTCCGATCTCAGGAAGAGAGGCTACACTGTAAAGCCTGGCTTCGGGCCAAAGTTGGAATACCGGGTGTATGAGCGAGGTGCGTCAGTCGGCAAGGAGCCGGCAAAATACCTTGTCTATGGTGTAATCGAAGGGAAGACGGTCAGAGTTTCAGACATCGCCTCCATATCCGAGTCCGCCAAGCTGTCAAAGAAAGATCTTATCTTGGCAGTTATAGATAGGCAGGGTGAGATCACTTACTATGACACAACCGAAGTCAATCTATGA
- the hycI gene encoding hydrogenase maturation peptidase HycI, whose translation MLFEEAFSKFLEGCNRLLIVGVGNRLRGDDAAGCSAARILRSRLRGNVLVLDCGGVPENFTLEMKRFQPSHILFIDAVDMGLNPGEFRLVEGEELVERSLSTHKQSLKLLFLILKEGIPGVKIKLLGIQPKTIDFGKGISSQVRKGVRTAANKIIELSGGSILDKDDRVEK comes from the coding sequence ATGCTCTTCGAGGAGGCATTCTCCAAATTCCTAGAAGGTTGCAATCGCCTACTGATTGTCGGCGTAGGGAACAGATTGAGGGGCGACGACGCTGCGGGCTGTTCAGCCGCAAGGATCCTGCGGAGCAGGTTGAGAGGCAACGTCCTAGTCTTGGATTGTGGAGGCGTCCCTGAGAATTTTACTTTAGAGATGAAAAGATTCCAACCTAGCCACATCCTGTTCATCGATGCTGTCGACATGGGGCTCAACCCTGGAGAGTTCAGGCTTGTAGAGGGCGAAGAATTGGTTGAGAGATCATTATCCACCCACAAACAATCGCTGAAGCTACTATTTTTAATATTGAAGGAGGGGATCCCAGGGGTCAAGATAAAACTGTTGGGGATCCAGCCGAAAACGATAGATTTCGGTAAAGGGATTAGCTCCCAAGTAAGGAAGGGCGTAAGAACTGCTGCGAATAAAATAATCGAGTTATCAGGGGGTTCGATTCTTGATAAGGACGATCGAGTGGAAAAATGA
- the mtnA gene encoding S-methyl-5-thioribose-1-phosphate isomerase encodes MIRTIEWKNDGVYIIDQTALPDGLRIIRCEDHERLANAIERMEIRGAPAIGVAAAMGIALAAKNSNGSELQEQLLRAYNRLKSTRPTARNLFWALERMRRVWEGSLNESENAIKERIIDEALAIAEEDVAVCRAIGKNGAALISDGDGVLTHCNAGALACVEHGTALGVIRTAFENGKRFVVYSCETRPLLQGARLTAFELKHEKIPFKLITDNMAAYVMKKGLVKKVIVGADLITRYGDVVNKIGTYGLAVLAKHHNIPFYVAAPLSTVDLNADPDSVIIEERSPSEVTHIRGVRISPEDTEALNPAFDLTPRQLVSAIITEKGVAYPPYDLSFLFRQGNN; translated from the coding sequence TTGATAAGGACGATCGAGTGGAAAAATGATGGTGTTTACATAATCGACCAAACAGCCCTGCCAGACGGGTTGAGGATCATAAGGTGCGAAGATCATGAAAGGCTCGCAAATGCCATCGAGCGAATGGAAATTAGGGGGGCGCCAGCCATAGGCGTTGCGGCAGCAATGGGCATAGCACTAGCAGCCAAGAACAGCAATGGATCCGAACTGCAGGAGCAGCTATTGAGGGCGTACAACAGACTGAAGTCCACGAGACCAACCGCCAGGAATCTTTTCTGGGCACTGGAGAGGATGAGAAGGGTTTGGGAAGGCTCGTTAAACGAAAGTGAGAATGCCATCAAAGAGAGGATCATAGACGAAGCCTTGGCGATAGCGGAGGAGGATGTTGCAGTTTGCAGAGCCATCGGGAAGAATGGAGCTGCATTGATCTCTGATGGGGACGGAGTCCTCACCCATTGCAACGCGGGTGCGCTTGCGTGCGTCGAACACGGAACGGCGCTGGGCGTAATACGGACAGCCTTCGAAAATGGCAAAAGGTTTGTCGTTTATTCGTGCGAGACGAGGCCCTTGCTTCAAGGCGCCAGACTAACTGCTTTCGAGTTGAAGCATGAGAAGATCCCCTTCAAGCTGATAACGGACAACATGGCGGCTTATGTAATGAAAAAAGGCCTAGTGAAGAAGGTGATAGTGGGCGCAGATCTGATAACCAGGTACGGGGACGTCGTCAACAAGATTGGAACTTATGGTCTGGCTGTTTTAGCCAAGCACCACAACATCCCGTTCTATGTCGCTGCACCTCTCTCAACAGTAGACCTCAATGCGGATCCAGATTCTGTAATAATAGAGGAGAGGTCACCATCTGAAGTGACCCACATCCGCGGGGTGCGGATTTCGCCGGAGGACACAGAAGCCCTGAATCCCGCCTTCGATCTGACACCGAGACAACTGGTATCGGCAATAATAACCGAGAAGGGGGTGGCTTACCCCCCGTACGATCTTTCATTCCTTTTCAGGCAAGGTAACAATTGA
- a CDS encoding phosphoribosyltransferase family protein: MSDETRYEYLKRQIRAVEFLRLTKSVKSYQELMKLTGIPITVLNRYVKGHILPSPERATSILDKLEKGYDVTSHIMDKISFDKGGFLDNTKVLGDTLLLRYVADHVVQRLAGRRVSKVLTVAVDGIPLAVHIASAFSVPLLYAKKEKEIGVSNFIEETYTVSKAGIQVSLYLPKDGIEKRDGILITDDVVRSGEQLKALVNMVKRSKAEIAGVFVLIAVGEKWKKEIDDSANYPVYSIVTLPEKE; this comes from the coding sequence ATGAGCGATGAGACCCGCTATGAATATCTCAAGCGCCAGATACGCGCAGTCGAGTTTCTGAGGCTTACAAAGAGTGTAAAGTCATACCAAGAACTGATGAAGCTCACTGGCATTCCAATAACTGTGCTTAACCGTTATGTTAAGGGGCACATCTTGCCAAGCCCTGAAAGGGCCACCTCCATTTTGGATAAATTGGAGAAAGGTTACGATGTCACAAGCCACATCATGGACAAGATTTCATTTGATAAGGGCGGCTTCTTAGACAACACTAAAGTTCTTGGCGATACTCTGCTATTGAGATATGTTGCCGACCACGTGGTTCAGAGGCTTGCAGGGAGGAGGGTCAGCAAAGTACTCACGGTGGCTGTTGATGGTATCCCGCTGGCCGTCCACATCGCCTCCGCCTTCAGCGTCCCTCTTTTATATGCAAAGAAAGAGAAGGAGATCGGTGTATCAAATTTTATTGAGGAAACTTATACTGTTTCAAAGGCAGGAATCCAAGTCTCGCTTTACCTGCCGAAGGATGGAATCGAGAAGAGGGACGGCATTTTAATAACCGATGATGTGGTCCGTTCAGGCGAACAGCTCAAGGCATTAGTCAACATGGTCAAGAGAAGCAAGGCAGAGATCGCAGGGGTGTTTGTCTTGATTGCCGTTGGAGAAAAATGGAAGAAGGAGATCGACGATTCAGCAAACTACCCTGTTTATTCAATTGTTACCTTGCCTGAAAAGGAATGA
- the dcd gene encoding dCTP deaminase yields MTILSDTTILRYIYEGMLKIDPFSSECLSPSGYDLRAGLDVEIPSGSQTLVYTLERVELPSSIAGELFIRSSFAREGLMGSFAFVDPGFKGQLTISVANLGRREILISKGERFVQIVFNELNMPSSRPYSGKYQDSRGVVESKRFSIDI; encoded by the coding sequence TTGACAATATTGTCCGATACTACCATACTCCGGTACATTTACGAGGGGATGTTGAAGATAGATCCTTTCTCGAGCGAGTGCTTGTCACCGTCTGGATATGATTTAAGAGCAGGACTGGATGTGGAAATCCCCAGCGGTTCCCAAACCCTTGTTTACACGCTCGAGAGAGTCGAACTCCCCTCCTCTATCGCAGGGGAGCTGTTTATCAGATCCTCCTTCGCCCGAGAAGGCCTTATGGGAAGCTTTGCATTTGTCGACCCAGGGTTCAAGGGGCAGCTCACAATTTCGGTCGCAAACCTAGGCCGGAGGGAGATATTAATATCGAAAGGGGAACGTTTTGTCCAGATTGTCTTCAACGAGTTGAATATGCCCTCCTCGCGCCCATACTCGGGGAAATACCAAGACAGCAGGGGGGTGGTGGAGAGCAAGAGGTTTTCAATAGATATATAA
- a CDS encoding PPC domain-containing DNA-binding protein gives MKSVRAENLLLIRLDEGEEIISSLKTVARDEKLQSAVILSFVGALKNANIIVRKGVEKEISLHAEVLGTGNISLLEGEPFIHLHVALGNDDGTWVGHLLKGTVDIFCEVILQAMPLEVFRRYDTDLAEKGVTVPFRLELR, from the coding sequence ATGAAGTCCGTCCGTGCAGAAAACTTGTTGCTCATAAGACTCGATGAAGGCGAAGAGATTATCTCTTCCCTCAAGACTGTTGCTAGGGATGAAAAGCTTCAGTCTGCGGTGATCCTCTCCTTCGTCGGTGCTTTAAAGAACGCCAACATAATAGTCAGAAAAGGCGTGGAGAAAGAAATCAGTCTTCATGCGGAGGTCTTAGGAACCGGGAATATCTCGCTCCTTGAGGGCGAGCCATTCATTCATCTCCATGTAGCTTTAGGGAATGATGACGGCACGTGGGTGGGGCATCTCCTTAAGGGCACTGTCGATATTTTCTGCGAAGTTATACTGCAAGCAATGCCATTAGAGGTTTTCCGCAGGTATGATACCGATCTTGCTGAAAAAGGCGTAACTGTGCCTTTCCGCCTTGAATTGAGGTGA
- a CDS encoding CoA-acylating methylmalonate-semialdehyde dehydrogenase, with protein MVEVLKNYINGEWVESNTTETLDVINPATLEVLAKVPKSTNDEVKEAIKAAKEAFWEWRSTPPSTRVRYLFEFRSLLDQNFEEISEIIVKEHGKILDEARGDLKRGIETVELACGIPMMMVGDIEEDVAKGIDEAYVREPLGVTVGLTPYNFPAMIPLWFLPLAVACGNTFILKPSSQVPLTAKRIIELAEEAGFPPGVINLINGSRNVSDVLLSSYDVKAVSFVGSTPVARHIYKKAAETGMRAQCQGQAKNFIVIMPDADMKSTIASCITSACGCTGQRCLAGENFIPVGEAYEPFKRALVEAASKIKIGYGLEPETQMGPLASKSQLDKVIEYIEKGEEEGAKLLLDGRKFKCEKYPNGYFIGPTIFDEVTPDMTIFKEEVFGPFMCIRKAESLDEAIELANSSIYGNAASIFTSNGKHARDFWYKVEAGNIGVNIGVAAPIAFFPFSGWKESFFGDLHAQAMDAVEFYTQKKVIISRWF; from the coding sequence TTGGTCGAGGTATTGAAGAACTACATAAATGGAGAATGGGTCGAATCTAACACCACTGAAACATTGGATGTCATAAATCCGGCTACCCTGGAGGTCCTTGCTAAGGTCCCAAAGTCTACAAACGATGAGGTCAAGGAAGCGATCAAAGCAGCAAAAGAAGCTTTTTGGGAGTGGAGGAGTACACCACCGTCCACGAGGGTGAGATACCTCTTTGAGTTCAGGAGCCTTCTCGACCAGAATTTTGAGGAGATCTCCGAGATCATCGTGAAAGAGCACGGCAAGATACTCGATGAGGCAAGAGGTGACCTGAAGAGGGGTATAGAGACTGTGGAGTTGGCTTGCGGCATTCCTATGATGATGGTAGGCGACATCGAGGAGGACGTCGCAAAGGGTATCGACGAGGCTTATGTAAGAGAGCCTCTCGGAGTCACCGTCGGGCTTACGCCTTACAACTTCCCTGCCATGATCCCATTATGGTTCCTGCCTCTTGCAGTCGCCTGCGGAAACACATTCATACTGAAGCCCTCAAGCCAAGTCCCGCTAACCGCAAAACGTATCATTGAGCTTGCTGAGGAAGCAGGGTTCCCGCCGGGCGTAATTAATCTGATAAACGGAAGCAGAAACGTCTCTGATGTGCTCTTGTCGAGCTACGATGTGAAAGCAGTCTCATTCGTCGGATCCACCCCGGTAGCAAGGCACATCTACAAGAAGGCTGCCGAAACGGGCATGAGGGCGCAGTGTCAAGGCCAGGCGAAAAATTTCATAGTGATTATGCCCGACGCAGACATGAAGAGTACGATCGCGTCGTGCATAACCTCGGCGTGCGGCTGCACAGGGCAGAGGTGCCTAGCGGGCGAGAACTTCATACCCGTGGGCGAAGCATACGAGCCCTTCAAGAGGGCACTCGTCGAGGCAGCATCAAAAATCAAGATCGGATATGGACTTGAACCAGAGACTCAGATGGGCCCGCTTGCATCAAAGAGCCAGCTTGACAAAGTGATCGAATACATTGAGAAGGGTGAAGAAGAAGGCGCCAAGCTCCTGCTTGACGGTAGGAAGTTCAAGTGTGAAAAGTACCCCAACGGGTATTTCATTGGTCCCACAATATTCGACGAGGTCACTCCAGACATGACCATATTCAAAGAGGAGGTATTCGGTCCATTCATGTGCATTAGGAAAGCCGAGTCGCTCGACGAAGCCATTGAACTCGCGAATTCATCAATCTATGGGAACGCTGCCTCGATCTTCACCAGTAATGGCAAACATGCAAGGGACTTTTGGTACAAGGTGGAGGCCGGCAATATCGGAGTTAACATCGGTGTTGCAGCCCCGATTGCATTCTTCCCGTTCAGCGGATGGAAAGAGTCTTTCTTTGGAGATCTCCATGCCCAAGCTATGGATGCGGTGGAATTCTACACCCAGAAGAAGGTCATAATATCAAGGTGGTTCTGA
- a CDS encoding TIGR00269 family protein, producing MPAECRCGRPCFYFRRQSGEALCKRCFTKSIERTAFKTIKREGLFTRDDRIMIALSGGKDSIALAHILSKLERRYGTELFAVTIDEGVQGYREEGIRIANEVARRLELQHYTFTFKDAYGYTLEEICAIAKSKGIQLLGCSFCGILRRRLLNDLALKLGATKVATGHNLDDEAQTFLINLFRGDVERIGRAGAMPLVAREGFIPRVKPLRYIPEKEIAVYVYAKGYDLYQRECPYVRASLRDEIRDLLNRLEADHPGTKNSIVNVSDSLSEMLEEKILSSKMEHCSICGAPSSRKICRACEVFSLLGIGKSAV from the coding sequence ATGCCCGCAGAGTGCAGGTGCGGAAGGCCTTGCTTCTATTTCAGAAGGCAGTCCGGAGAAGCCCTCTGCAAACGCTGTTTCACTAAGAGCATTGAAAGAACTGCCTTCAAGACCATAAAGAGAGAGGGGCTCTTTACACGCGATGACAGGATTATGATCGCCTTATCTGGAGGGAAGGATAGCATAGCTCTTGCACATATACTCTCAAAGCTCGAAAGGCGGTACGGCACAGAACTTTTTGCTGTGACAATTGACGAGGGAGTCCAGGGGTACCGGGAGGAAGGCATCCGGATCGCAAATGAGGTAGCCAGAAGGCTTGAGCTCCAGCATTATACGTTCACGTTCAAAGATGCTTACGGTTACACCCTCGAAGAGATATGCGCGATCGCAAAATCGAAGGGCATTCAGCTTTTGGGGTGCAGTTTCTGTGGAATACTCAGGAGGCGGTTGCTGAATGACCTGGCGTTGAAATTGGGAGCCACCAAGGTGGCTACTGGACATAACCTTGACGACGAAGCACAGACTTTCTTGATCAACTTATTTCGGGGAGACGTTGAGCGGATTGGTAGGGCAGGGGCTATGCCTCTTGTTGCAAGGGAGGGTTTCATCCCCCGCGTGAAGCCCTTGCGCTACATCCCAGAAAAAGAGATTGCAGTTTATGTTTATGCGAAGGGCTATGACCTTTACCAGAGAGAATGCCCATATGTAAGGGCCTCCCTGAGAGACGAGATAAGGGATCTTTTGAATAGACTTGAGGCTGACCACCCTGGTACCAAGAACTCCATAGTGAACGTTTCAGATTCCCTTTCTGAGATGCTCGAAGAAAAAATACTGTCATCAAAAATGGAGCACTGCAGTATCTGTGGTGCTCCATCCAGCAGGAAGATATGTCGTGCCTGCGAAGTATTTTCCCTATTGGGGATTGGAAAATCTGCCGTTTGA
- a CDS encoding site-2 protease family protein: MESWVVFLAILLSFWSIVYIGRQFLPKSFEIHPFLIMWRTTRFNSLIDRAGRALRSFWRVFWTLGVAISIGGMVYITYILGRNLFYIFFKTESATPVSPLIPGITLSLNFNTLFFFGLSLAIIIIFHEFSHGVAARAENIKVKSTGLLLLAVIPGAFVEPDEEDLTKAKKSAQARVFSAGSTANILMGLLALILLTNSNIVLAPIYNADPSGIQITEIVPNSPADGILKNWDVITSINGSPIKDAESLSSTLSAIPPNSTVPFSIIRDGKTIEINFTLGQSPSRNASYIGINSFPYYAPRFPFIPSMGSFYILGSLSWFYLLSINIGLINMMPVTGLDGDKLAAILLRSVFRNERRAIQLSNLLRWMCLVILVLNISMSFVLFPSFKFG, encoded by the coding sequence TTGGAGTCTTGGGTTGTTTTTTTGGCTATATTGCTTTCTTTCTGGTCAATCGTTTATATTGGCAGACAGTTTCTTCCAAAGAGTTTTGAAATCCATCCCTTCCTGATCATGTGGAGGACTACGAGGTTCAATTCTTTGATAGATCGAGCCGGTCGTGCCCTTCGTTCTTTTTGGAGGGTTTTCTGGACTTTGGGCGTGGCTATTTCAATAGGGGGCATGGTCTACATCACATATATACTGGGCAGGAACCTCTTCTATATCTTCTTCAAGACTGAATCCGCAACCCCCGTCTCTCCTCTGATACCTGGAATAACCCTCTCTCTGAACTTCAACACCCTCTTCTTTTTCGGGTTGTCTTTGGCGATAATCATCATATTCCATGAATTCTCCCACGGAGTGGCTGCAAGGGCGGAAAATATTAAGGTCAAAAGTACTGGGCTCCTCTTACTCGCAGTTATCCCTGGTGCTTTCGTAGAACCAGATGAAGAAGACCTTACCAAAGCCAAGAAATCTGCCCAAGCAAGGGTCTTCAGTGCCGGTTCTACGGCAAACATACTGATGGGGCTATTGGCTTTGATCCTTTTGACCAATTCGAATATCGTGCTAGCACCGATTTACAACGCTGACCCGAGTGGCATCCAGATCACCGAGATAGTGCCCAACTCACCAGCCGACGGCATCCTAAAGAATTGGGATGTAATAACTAGTATAAACGGTTCACCTATTAAAGACGCAGAGTCTCTCTCTTCCACACTTTCCGCAATACCTCCAAACTCTACAGTCCCATTTTCGATAATTCGCGATGGAAAAACTATCGAGATCAACTTCACGCTCGGGCAATCCCCTTCAAGGAATGCGTCATACATAGGGATAAACTCATTCCCGTACTATGCGCCAAGATTCCCATTTATTCCTTCCATGGGCTCATTCTACATTCTTGGTTCACTCTCATGGTTTTACCTTCTTTCGATAAACATAGGTCTAATCAACATGATGCCCGTCACGGGTCTTGACGGGGACAAACTTGCGGCAATATTGCTCAGGTCGGTTTTCAGAAATGAGAGAAGGGCGATTCAACTGTCTAATTTACTAAGGTGGATGTGCCTCGTGATCTTGGTCCTTAATATCTCGATGAGCTTCGTTCTCTTCCCTTCATTCAAATTCGGATGA
- the cutA gene encoding divalent-cation tolerance protein CutA, with translation MSIVSIITVGDGRQAEEIARRLVEEKLAACVNILPSVRSVYRWKERVEESSEFMLIVKTDQRVFEKMKRRVLELHSYELPEIIALNISEGLKSYLDWISANVE, from the coding sequence ATGAGTATAGTCTCTATTATAACTGTCGGAGATGGAAGACAGGCCGAAGAGATTGCAAGACGGCTAGTTGAGGAAAAACTTGCGGCTTGTGTCAACATACTCCCCTCGGTGAGATCAGTATATAGGTGGAAAGAGAGGGTTGAGGAAAGTAGCGAGTTCATGCTCATAGTTAAGACTGATCAAAGGGTCTTTGAAAAGATGAAAAGAAGAGTACTCGAGCTCCACAGTTACGAGTTGCCCGAGATAATTGCGCTCAACATATCTGAAGGGCTCAAGAGTTATTTGGACTGGATTAGTGCCAATGTTGAATGA
- a CDS encoding nucleotidyltransferase domain-containing protein, translated as MAKKVAPAYVSREVSYDDYHWELLDRLRRKALDVMGALNKHGLEGMVHGSVARGDVNPKSDIDIIIPETTESFIIEGALTKSGFPIEAREVSQATPVHTVKATIYIDQMLKVTFPLIPMRGKEREFYKFGGEAGISELEARLRVPGIDKRLMLIVPTDYGHVERSVLSYEAEAARIVGVSLETVIERVRVLTRRDKIGRTGIFFKRTLQEDETFEGVLSERLSKDPSLRRLLRQRRKR; from the coding sequence ATGGCAAAGAAAGTCGCGCCCGCATATGTGTCCAGAGAAGTCAGCTACGATGACTACCATTGGGAATTGCTGGACCGCTTGAGGAGGAAGGCATTGGACGTGATGGGCGCACTGAACAAGCACGGCCTTGAGGGGATGGTGCATGGTAGTGTCGCGAGGGGAGATGTGAATCCGAAGAGCGATATCGACATAATAATTCCTGAGACGACTGAGTCGTTCATTATAGAGGGGGCATTGACAAAAAGCGGGTTCCCCATCGAGGCGAGGGAAGTGAGCCAGGCGACACCGGTCCATACTGTCAAAGCCACAATTTACATCGATCAAATGCTTAAGGTCACTTTTCCGTTAATTCCCATGAGAGGCAAGGAGAGGGAATTCTACAAGTTTGGAGGGGAGGCGGGCATTTCAGAACTCGAGGCCAGATTGAGGGTACCTGGAATCGACAAAAGACTGATGCTTATCGTCCCTACAGACTACGGCCATGTGGAACGTTCAGTCCTCTCGTATGAAGCAGAGGCTGCTAGGATTGTTGGGGTCAGTCTAGAAACGGTAATTGAGAGGGTGAGGGTCCTTACGCGGAGGGATAAAATAGGTAGAACTGGGATTTTCTTCAAGAGGACTCTCCAAGAGGATGAGACTTTCGAAGGGGTGTTATCAGAACGCCTGTCCAAGGATCCGAGCCTAAGGAGGCTACTTCGACAGCGCCGAAAAAGATGA